The genomic interval ctctttcatagcttgccatgtaatttatttatcttatcgataaaatggaagttttacaGACCTGTATAAACAACTCATAAAATTattggaatataattcaaagtcttacattaaacagaagaaaatgctaacaaaggtaagcaagaaagaatatttaatcaatcttatcaagatctgtctcaaaattaactgcatATAAGTTTAACAAGATAAATTTTGATGAATCAAAATGTAacggcgtcttacagagagtgttacagtgcatttactacaacatgtttaaggttacggGATAGTATGGACGGGTGCTAGATGTTTCAGTAAATAACAAGTccggtaaattgtatttataaagtaaatgctGTGGAGTTTTTggtaaaatggatctttatagaggtatacctacaatgctacaatgaggtgttaatgacacctattattggcttacatcAGGgagcatatatttgcaaactggtgattaatttttaattgattaattaatgcaatgcTGACAGTTAAAAATttaggggcatgaatgagctaccactgaactttttaaaaagaataattttaagtaccaaaccaaaaaatttagattgaatttaaaatgttactttattgaaagtaaacttacgatttaaataaatcaatactaacatttttaaagattttgtgtgcatttatttaaaaaaaataatagtgataaaaaatgttgatttaaagactgaattaatgGAAGatctttaatttagtttaatgctattaacaaatgttcaaagtcttgtaaaatattgtattactgatttattaaaaaaaacaaaaaaccataaaaaacataaacaaatataaatgaatttgggattctaagattaattcagtctttaataaaatattttcactattattttatctaaaaataaatgtaccaaatctttaaaaattgtattaatgaTTGATAAAAGATAACGccaaaaagaaatacaaataaatattacccaaatGAAGTCTTGCTTTTAAATGACTTTTATATGTAATTGAATTCCTCACTTCTgatgtgtgaaatattttctacGTTCCTGTTAAATTCTTTACAGTAATTGAGGTACATGTAATAAGTAACTGAGCAATAATTATTATAGTAATGATTTACTCAACTCACTCAATTGAAGGAATGCACTTTTTACTAATTGTGCATGGAAGAAAATAAACTcatgatattttttattcttttatttaatttttattcattcatatatccatttacataatttacaacatgcaatatataacagtgaagaaacattttaataatgtcaGTCagtttttattcttttatttaatttttattcatatatacatttacataatttacaacatgtatgcccccccccccccaaaatattaaaaatgttgattttttttggatgccaaaaggtggcttttaaacacgaaacgcttgccgggttttagaaaaagttcaagtGAGCtataaatcattataataaacccagtttcatcatgtacatgtgctggaatttaccaacagctacgccatcattgtttgtgcaagaacgctataacgctttcatcagcaaagtctgctaatttcccaataattatgcaaccgtcaaatgaaatTCTGAATGGAATCTattttgtaagaaaatattttattatttctttacaattttataaaattgatagtattaaaatgactaaaaattattatgaaagcaataagaaaagaacgattttaatttaacaggtgcgtGAAATgtgaaacccatttacgcctatcaactttaaacgttccatattttacgcacaaataccGTCATATTTTTgagaataaaattttatgtgttgtttaatgcagttgtagtGAATAATTTGTGCATATCATacgtgttttttcgttattttcaatgggtacgaaatgggtacgaaacttcgattttgttccgaactggttcgtaccaaaagttaaaaaatcgcaaaatcaacagtttttaaaacaatttcaatccatgaatgtccaaataaaatagtcaagtttatgggggttattatcggattaatgactcctttatgacattgaactatcaattatgttatcctgggataaatTGTCACGAATATCaataattacaaaatgtataacgattattagggacgctatttctttcatcaataccatgacaaaaacatgttaacttgttttcaattttcaattgcttgataacatgtttgtaaaagagtgaacttgatacaaatcattgaaaataatcatcAAGACAGAAACTGCAAGCCAGAAACAACGAATCAATTGGATTTTCTATGTTTTGAGCTTGAACTTCTTTCTTTTGTCATAATTTCATGCTAGAAAATGTCACGATAGCTTAGGTAGCGAGTAAAGAAAcgttaataaatgaaaataaatgccatatcccgttttacgtgtaagtttaaacaaagaatttaCCTGTGTAAAGGCGTGTGTATGTCTATAACTGTCAAGACGCTGTAActgttgtagttatgacgccgtatcaaGTTGTCGTACatacgcacctctcattgtaacgtagttcagtgGAAGTGAAATGTATATCTACAAATTGCTGCTATAATTCTCAATCGTCACAACCTTAATGAGTCTAGTAATTTACTTAGTCAAGAGTGCTTTGACACACTCCTGATGCACAGTGCACACATCATGCTGAAGGACATTAtaaacatcaaaatacacaaaaatcataATTAATCTCGCTCTGGATTATATGAGAGTGATTTCTTGATATTATAATAATTTGttgcaataaaaaaagattatttttttttttaatcatgaatGTACAACATGTATAAAGTTTGCTGGTGACAGCTGCATGCCAGGCAATAACTTGTTAGTATCAAGCAATAATATCTGCAGTGTAGTGAAATATGTCAtttgttattgtcccctaccggtgaaaccagaggggacttatggtttgcgctccatctgtcagtctgtctgtctgtgcgtcacacttttctggatcctgcgataactttaaaagttcttcagattttttcatgaaacttgaaacatggatagatggcaatatagagaatatgcacgtcatttcattttgttcctacagcaagaattctggttgctatggcagcaaatatatttaaaaaaataaaattactgaCTGGtgaagtttcaccggtaggggacaatattgcttggcaatctcttgtttgttataaaattggattgtgtttttaaaaaaaagcGTTGCCTTGGAAATCTTTATTGAGGCATTTGAAATTAACTGTCATTTCACCAAGCAATTACACTTTAAACTTATTAAAGTTACTCGTAGTTGCCTTGGATTGTGAACATACAGTCTCATTTCACTTTAGTCTGTGGCTTTGTCATTATCTACTCACTGGATACCATATGAAAACCCGAACCTTTCTAAGGATAGCAGTGTCAGCTGTAGAATTAGGGTAAAGTGATCTAGAGTCGGACACGATCTGAAGTCGGACGTTTTTGGACCCGTTTTTCTGTCGATTTTAGACAGTTCAGCATGTAAACAAGTGTACATTAaccgaaataaatatttaaaccaataaaataaatcGTTTGTCTGTTGTGGCGTTCTTCCCAGCATTCCTGAAGTTCATTTCTAAAAATACCTTCACGGGCGCGAATTTCAAAATTGACAACGCAAAAGAAGTAAGTTTTGTTTGCGTTTGAAACAGTCTAGCAGTGTTGAAATCTGTTTGAgcaattgacatcattgtttaAGCTGTAGATTTATGATCATTTTGTaaactaaatttaagtttaatcGTAGTTTCTTTGAATTGATCAACAAATTTCCCCACCGACAACATGAACCATTTTAGATATTGAGTCGGACAGCAAAACAACGCAATTTGATATTGAGTCGGACACTGTCAGACTCAATGTCAGTTGtgaataaacaatgtttaacctATATTTACATATGAAAGTTTATAGATAGGTCTCAAATACAGAAATAAGCCTATTTTATTACGGGTTTACGTGGAactaaatgcaaatgttgacaAGTCCAATAGCTCTTATATGTTCCATTCATCAAACAGTGTACTCGGTCTGTGCTAGATTGTTCTAATTAATTTGTgcaaagtgtgttttttttacttcttttgtttaaaagttCATTTCCAGCACAAAATGAGCACGTAAACCAAATTCTTACATGTTGCGCTTTCCGAAATTCGTTGATATCTAACGATGTTTATTCATACAAAAATATCATGTGAAAAATTGGGCTACGTTGGTAATAATAGGATTTTACCACTATTTTACACTGTTTGCACTTTGTAGTTACTAGTTTTTGCTGTCGTATTTCACTTTGTAATTAATAGGATGAAGAACGTGATAATCCGCAAGTTTTGTCTTGTCGGTATGCACCATACAGGTGCGAAGCAGCTAGAAGTCGGTTCATTGCATTATTGTCGTCATGAACCTGGTAACCGAAAGGACTGTAATGCGATTGCAGTTTATGGAGACTCACACCTGCACCAGCGCCGATATTATCTTCGCCGTGAAGATGCCCTTAAGCTGAAGACTGTATTGAATTTTGCAAAAGGGTCGTGTTACCTTCGGGCCAAAAATGTGCCCAGAAAAGTTCTCAAAGCTGCGCGGGCCGATGCAGAATTGCAGCATCGGCTTCGTTGCTGCGAAACAGATGCAGACTCCATAGCTTAGCCTGAGATATTAAAGAgttcatacatatataaaatcTATTAACATTCTGTGAAATTTGACAATGCAGCTACAGTTGACAGTttcttattttcaatgttttattcattatgtttgtttatatttgccaataaataaaataaatgtatttaaaacgtaTCCGCTTAATTTTTGATACTTCAGTGGCTCTATATAATCGGGATGTCTGTTCGCTGCGATGAATATAATGTTCCCAAATCGTCTTTGCCTGATAGGGTGACTGGTAAAGCACGGCGCTACCTGGGGTAAAAAGCACAAAATGTCCTCAACTGATGAAAAGGCTCTTATTGAGGCCGCCACTTCATAAGCGGCCAGGGGTTTTGGGTTTAGTAAAGGTAACATTTTAAGGTACGTGGGGATTTTTTGCCGATCAGAAAGGCGCATCGTTTAAGCGTGGCAGGCCTTTGGATATGTTGTGGATATTGATAAAGTTGAAAGCTCGGAACCCTGAGTTCTCCTTGCGAAGCCCTCAGGTAACTGCAGCAAACAGGCACACGGCCATGACATGTAATGCACCAAAAGAAAAAAAGTCGCGTACACACATGTTTGAGTGGTTTTGTAACTGGATTACTCATAAATACGAATTAGAAATTATGCTGTCCATTGTATTTGTCTTTAGCTTGAAAACACGAATCTTTAATCTTCAACTTGTTTTCGATACCCGATGGGCTTCATAGACGTTCATGTTCACACACGCTAACTCACGTAGTGCATTAAGCAAGGCATCGTAACTATGTAGTTGCCCAATATTAACCTGATACTCTTGAATAGTGTgaaaataaatttagcaaaacCTCACTGCTCTAGTATGGCAACCACCAATCGAACTTGTATGCACCGGGAGAGAAGTCGAACCCGGGTCGCCAAGCTTAGAAGCGCGTGTAGCAACCACTGGTCGATAACGTAAGTATATAAGTAATTTTACATCATTTAATATTAGATtaattcatttcaatataaaccaaatattgaaaaagcattaatagaacaaatatttttgcattattgacTTCAAATAGTATAAAACCATATAATATATGGCCATTTACTCTGACATCTCTCACTGTCCGACTCAATATCAAAACTGTCCGGCTCACAATCGAACTGGAGTAGCTGTATTCAACTACACATATAGGCGCAATCTTAACCGTTTTGCCTGCAAAAACGGTTGAAATGCGTAGCGGGAATAATAGGCTGGGTACCAGTTTGAAGAAACCGTCCTGGCAGTTCTAAATATAGCTGAAATCGTTCGAAACTGAAAACACTGTCCTACTCACGATCACTTTACCCTATTGTATGGTGAGATCTGGCAAACCAAGATGTACAGTTTGATGTCCCTCAATAAAAATGGCTGGATACACAGCtgttacattataatacatgAAAATTGTGTGAATGTGTTCATTTCCATCTCATTAATTTTCATGCATAACAACCATATTAAGTTTAATGCAACTGCTTAATGaggtaaaaatatttttatgatcaGAATAATGCTTATTAAGTCTGTAACTTCTTCATGCATTACAGGATTTTGAACTATTTGAATGTTTGTGCAAtataatttttagcgaggctgtttttggagaaaacccgaactattgtcatagccagctcgtcgtccgccgtaggggtcgtgctaaaaccttaacattgtgtttctgacgaacacattgtggtaaaaagtcaaggtcaaggtcatcctttacagtctacggtaaaaaatacagtttTAAGAGAAGtaatttaaaaagggagaaaattattcaatattgaaatagccactttatatatttggcatgcatgtgtatctcatggagctgcacattttgagtggtgaatctacagtcacggtagtggctttttattatttgccactaaaaatagagatttgttacaattattttcaagggaagtaatttatataattataaatctcatattatatatttccttaccaagaattgaagttcttttcacagttactgtacagatttattattttgattatttataacccaaatgattgatttgtcaaagtttttttttaaatgatataattataatttctttaatgttcaatacatacctgtggacttgtgtccatagatacatgatcaactctggctattattatgaaaaagaaaaaaaattatgaaaaagaaaaaaacaaactctgcctatgatctcttttaaaccacaggccttggttgtcagcgATGTCTGAcgtggtcataattgactgtgagaccctcccctccccccccccccacccccggttggattggataaaattcaagggaagtaaaaaactttaaagggagatgatttctatacctgccaaacgataaatagaaattttattttaatgtggcacagtagggggcattgtgtttctgacaaacatatctcatgttgggtcactaggtcaaaggtcaaggtcactgtgacctcttaaaaaaaaaaaattctgacaagctttcacagccgagcgtggcacccgttatgcggtgctcttgttaagcaTTCCACCCAAGCTTGTAAATGCCTACATAAATACGAAATTATGTGGTTAAAAAGGTATCTGGACAATCACTCCCACAGAAAATCGTTCCTTCACTAATTTTGACAACACGGACAGTCCTTCCTACGTTTTTTGACAACCTTGATAGTCGTTCTTTAATGATTAGGGAAACCTAATCATTAAAAAAAGATCTTTCAAAAGTATCCTTAAATTTCTCATTTCCCTAATCATTAAAAAAGTCTTTCAATTGCTTGATAATTTTGTAATATTTGGAAACATATCTCTATTGCTTGATCAATAAAATTGTGAATTATATAATACTGCTTGATATTCTAAATAGTTTTGGTTAATTTTTCTGTGGTAACAAATGGTTTTAACAGTGGGTTAAAACAAATCTAATTACTGGTACTGGTACACATGGTGTCAATACTACTGCAAGGCTTATGCTTGTTTAAAGAGAATTACAAACATCTACTAACTGTCTTTCATTTATTGACTGTGGTTAAGTGTGCATCTACAATATAAAATGTAAACTAGTTTAGTTGGATTATTCCTTAAACAATGTTGTTTGTGctgtaaatgtaaattttaaatatatagaaCACAGtactatgtgaagttggaataaggcattttgggaataaatttattcatattattaaattttcaacagtgcataatatgcagtttgcATGTTGTATATAATAGCAATTGTTATTGGATTTATAAATTCTTCAGTCTTAGGAAATACACCTAAATAAGTCGGTGGTTATTAACAATGGTAAGTGAATAATtgatcattaaaacaaatgaacaaatgaattagttaaattaaaaatgtgtgaatAATGATTAATATGATCAATATAATATCAAATGTTTGAGGCACTGTCAACCACAACCTCTGACCAGAAATTTAAAAGGTGCCTATGTTAAAAGTATACATGTCTTTAAGATTTATCAAATGCCTGACAAGATTccatcaaaataattgttttggatactgacacggggttttTATTATGACCTTTCCTTTTTCACATATCTTGTCAAACCTCACCAAGCAAGTGCATGTCTTATTTTACACATCgttgtgttcataattttatgttgaatacaaatgtatttgctcAAAATAGCAATTATGGTTTGTTTTTAGGATGTTAATGGGACCACATTATTGAAAATGAGAAGAATGTCCAGGAAAGCAATCCTATGTGCACTAGCTGTCTTTGTGGTTCTGTACTTCATGTTTTACCACAACTCCACATGTCTTCATGGTAGCACAGTGATGGTGCCCAAGGACCAGAAGTTTATGTATGATCACTCACGGCGTGCCATTCCGTACTATCGGGAGATGCCACTGATATTTATAGGTGGCATGCCACGCAGTGGAACGACTCTGATGCGTGCCATGATGGACGCCCACCCTGAGGTGCGGTGCGGAGAAGAGACCCGGGTGATACCACGCATTCTCGGCATGCGGTCCAACTGGGAACGCTCTGAACTGGAGAAAAAGCGCTTGGAAGAAGCTGGTATAACTAGTGAAGTGATTGACTCAGCTTTAGCTGCCTTCATGTTGGAAATCATAGCTTTACATGGAGAGGCTGCACCATATTTGTGTAACAAAGATCCATTTACATTGAAATCCAGTGTTTACTTGAAAAAGGTATTTCCTAATGCTAAATTTATATTCATGATTCGTGACGGTCGGGGCACAGTGCATTCAATAATTTCTCGCAAAGTGACAATTACGGGGTTCAACCTAAATGACTACCGCCAGTGCCTGTCCAAGTGGAGCACTGCAATGGAGATGATGTACAGCCAGTGTCTGCAGGTGGGGGCGGCCAACTGCATGCCTGTTTACTATGAGCAGCTTGTCCTGCAGCCAGAGCTCTGGATGCGCAGGATCACCAAGTTCCTTGACATTCCATGGAACGAGTCTGTTCTACACCATGAAGATTTTATTGATAAACCTGGAGGTGTCTCTGTATCAAAGTAAGTGAATCCTtactaaaataattttgaaaacatgtttgctgtttattattatAAGCACAATTATTCATATGCTGTTTTTTTAGATAATCCATTTCCCACGGTAAATCTATgcaaaaatgtgtgttatttataACCATTATTTCAAGCATAATAATCCACATAGTAGGCGTAGGATAATCAATTTTCCATGTTAGTTTAATTTGTTCTATAAATATTAGCAGCATTTTAGCAATTGTCACCCTGTcacataaatattttgtaaaaatgtgattttttttaagtacaaCCACTATCATGTAGTATGCTAGAAGctatatacattgtacattactTATTACATGACCTTTTGATATGTGTATTATAAAATGGTCAAGGCTAACAAAGTGCATGTCTTAATTAATACATTTCTGTTCTGTAATGGCTATGGTATTTGGCAGTGTGAAATAGGGTCTCACAACACAGATGGTCTCTGACAGTAATTTGTTGTTTACCTGAGTGAGTCCATATTTATTGCCCCAGTTGATTGATAGAAGATTGATAACATTTGACTTTAAAAGTCTTATCTGTTGTAAGAGTGTAATTACATGATTTGTCATTTACTGTCAACTCATCTATATGTGTGAGACTTTATGGCAATTGTTGAATACCCATTTGTTCTATAATTTATTTTgccaatttttgtttaaaaaatgtgcatttattttcagctaaatattattttgataagaaaaaatattgaaaaaaaagtgaTAAACTTAAGGCATGACCAATAATTGTGCACTTAGTCCTTTTCTAACAGTACTATTAGATTAATGTTAGTGTTTAGTATTCAAATAAAGGACAAGATTTAAAGCTTAAAATACATTTAAGGCATATCTGGTCCCTTATAGGGGGCATACTTTAAAATCTATGATCTCTTGTTTCAGCTTACTGAGAAATGACTAATTGCATTTTTTCTTTGCTGCATGGTATTTATCATTAGCTGACAAGCTGACACACAAATAGTGTTAACCTTGTAAGAAACATTTGAGGGTTGCAGAAGTTCTTTCCAATAATTGGCAAGTATCTAAGGAAATGTCTCATATCTTAACTGTCTTTcccatatttaatgttttgaaataaatttgtgGTGATAAAACTATGATAATTTTGGCTTAGGCAAAGTCAATTGAGTTCTTAAGTGGCTGATTATAAGGGAAATGAATCAATATGGTACACACTAAACACAAAGGGCCTGGTTATCTGTTCATCAATGTATTCATATCATTGATAAAGGATGCTTATGTCCGGGTTAAACAAATTATGAAAGGGAAAGTCTATCCCTCAAATAATAAAAGCTGCTTAAATCTGCTTATTCATTTTATTGTATGAATTACTCTTACACCATTATTATTTTCTAGGCACCTTTTGTTGTTACATTTCGTCAGTAGAAAGATATATGAATTTAAGTTTGTGAcaaataattatgtccatttgaaaaaaacacttaattaccgtaggcatgaaaGACATTCATATCCAACGTTATCGATGCATACATCCTGCATCTGTTTCAGAATCTAGATAAATGCGGTTATTATATATACACTAAGGGAGTACATTATACTAAGTACTTAACTGGCACTAGACATTTCCAGTAAAATGCAAAGGCATTCAAGCTGTATCATAGGGTTGACTCCGTATTGGTAGACTAGCAAGGATTATCAGTATTTGTTAACAACTtcattacccattgtgtgtagtGTTTTCAGTGATTTTGCAGGTTGGCAGCCAACACATGGCCGATCAAAGATAATAAATGCTATTAGAAGATGACTATGTGTGATCAACTCCTGATATAGTTTCTgcagttttaattatttcaataatataaaCCCATATTATTCAAACCTTCTCTAGTTTGCGCTTATTTCAGTAAGATTGTCGTCAGTGTGGCCATGATAGTAATTTAATGAGACTAATTTGGGGTTTTCGTGGTTGCTTCAAAGACTCGTGAACGGTCATTCAGTTCCACTAAGCTGCTAACCATTACAATGTACGGTACTAGTTTATTGGAACGCAAAAAAGGGCCAGTCTGCTTTCACTTATAACAATAGACCAGATAATTGGCATATGTTAAATGAgacacctcctgcaagtgactccaAAGTTACCCCCTCTTCCCTCGATGATTTATGGTGGATAAGTATTACAAACTAATCAGAAATTACCAAAACTAATTCTTATCTTCTATTTATTGCATTAACATCCTTGCAATGCCATGTATGTCAACATAAAAAGTAAGAgacataaaaattgataaaagtCTGCAAAcaagaatacatgtatatcaattttTGTTTC from Dreissena polymorpha isolate Duluth1 chromosome 1, UMN_Dpol_1.0, whole genome shotgun sequence carries:
- the LOC127865205 gene encoding protein-tyrosine sulfotransferase 1-like isoform X1; translated protein: MDVNGTTLLKMRRMSRKAILCALAVFVVLYFMFYHNSTCLHGSTVMVPKDQKFMYDHSRRAIPYYREMPLIFIGGMPRSGTTLMRAMMDAHPEVRCGEETRVIPRILGMRSNWERSELEKKRLEEAGITSEVIDSALAAFMLEIIALHGEAAPYLCNKDPFTLKSSVYLKKVFPNAKFIFMIRDGRGTVHSIISRKVTITGFNLNDYRQCLSKWSTAMEMMYSQCLQVGAANCMPVYYEQLVLQPELWMRRITKFLDIPWNESVLHHEDFIDKPGGVSVSKTEKSSDQIIKPVNLEALTKWVGNIPDDVVKDMVNIAPMLRTLGYDPEANPPNYGSPNSKVADNTLHIQQNVAFWKQREEELLKKNPADLGQPNDPVVKPGAQRVVVAHHQP
- the LOC127865205 gene encoding protein-tyrosine sulfotransferase 1-like isoform X2 — protein: MRRMSRKAILCALAVFVVLYFMFYHNSTCLHGSTVMVPKDQKFMYDHSRRAIPYYREMPLIFIGGMPRSGTTLMRAMMDAHPEVRCGEETRVIPRILGMRSNWERSELEKKRLEEAGITSEVIDSALAAFMLEIIALHGEAAPYLCNKDPFTLKSSVYLKKVFPNAKFIFMIRDGRGTVHSIISRKVTITGFNLNDYRQCLSKWSTAMEMMYSQCLQVGAANCMPVYYEQLVLQPELWMRRITKFLDIPWNESVLHHEDFIDKPGGVSVSKTEKSSDQIIKPVNLEALTKWVGNIPDDVVKDMVNIAPMLRTLGYDPEANPPNYGSPNSKVADNTLHIQQNVAFWKQREEELLKKNPADLGQPNDPVVKPGAQRVVVAHHQP